The following is a genomic window from bacterium.
CTGCCCGCAATGGCTGCGGTCGCCGATACGCGGGAGCGCATGGTCTTCGAGGTCAGGCGCCAAGTGAACCTCGGAGCCGATTGGATCAAGATCTACGCCTCCAGTACTCGACGAGACGTCGATCGGACCACCATGGAGCCGTTGCATCAGATGAATCTCGAAGACGTCCAGACCATCGTTCAGGAAGCGAAGCGCTGGCGTCGAGATGTCATCGCGCACACCTACGGTGGCGAGAGCGCGCGGGCCTCCATCCTCGGCGGCGCTCGGTCCATAGAGCACGGCACGCTGTTCGATCAATCGGTGATGACGCTCCTCGTTGAACATGGTCTGTTCTGGTGTCCGACCATGGCAACTTATCACAAGCGGCAATTCACCGACTTCGACCGCGAGTTGGTGCAACGTCACAAGCGGGCCTTCCAATTGGGGTTGCGGATGGGCGCGAAGATTTGTTTTGGAACCGATGTTGGGTCGTTTCCTCACGGCGAGCAGGTGGACGAATTTGACCTGATGGTATCGTACGGAATGGAACCGTTAGAGGCGATCCGCTCTGCCACGACACGTGCTGCAGAGCTGTTGCGGATGGAGGGGCGGTTGGGGGCGCTCACCCCCGGCGCATATGCGGACCTGATTGCTGTGGAGGGGGATCCTGTATCCAGTATCAACGCGTTGAAGCAGGTCAGGTTCGTGATGAAGGGCGGCGTGGTGTTCCGAGACAGCATCGGGGCAGGCCGACCCGAGCATCGTGTATCGACGATTGCGCGGGCCACGTGACGCGGCGATCCGGGCCCAGGTTCAAGCATGGGGCGAATCGTGAAAGGGGGGCGCGTCCAGCCCCTGCTTTCCCGCCGGCTTCGCGACGCGGTGGAATGGATCGCCCAATCACTCGGCGACGCCCCACTGGGTTGCGTCATTCGCCATCACGGGAGCAGCGTTGGCCTGGAGATGTATCGAGGGATCGCTGCCGACACGTTGTTCGAGATCGGCAGCATCCGAAAGTCGTTCAACAGCGCGCTGATTGGCTGCGCCGCCGGGACGAGCGACTTCGTCATTCACCTCAAGGCGACCGATCTTTGGCCGGAACTGATGACCATCAGCGGTGATCCGGACGATGCAAGGATCACGTTGCATCATTTGGCCAGCGGGGTTTCCGGGTGGCTGACGCCGGATCCCCCGGGTTCACGTTTTCTGTACAACAGCGCGGCCTTCACAGCCGCAGAGCGGGTGGTTGCTCGCTACTTGGGATTGCCGCACGATGAAGTCGCCGCCGAAGTCGCACATCGTTTCAAGGTGCCCCTGGGCGCGGGTTCCTGGCGAATCTACCACTTCCCCGGCGAGTTTACGCCCGGAGATGTCGAGAATCCGGGACCCAAACTTGCCATCGACTCCACGCTTGCCGATCTCGCGACCTGGGGGGAACTTTGGTGTAACGCGGGCCGCCGGCGCGGGGAGCAGTTGATCCCGGAGACGTACGTCGCGCGGGCCACGCGCCTTGTGAATCCCGACATCCCGGGGTCCCGCTACGGGTATGGTTGGTTTGTGAACGCTGGCCAAGCCCTGTGGCCTGGGGTCCCGGCGGATTCGTATGGTCATGCCGGGTTTGGATCGTTCCAGCCCGCGGGCGGCCCGAGCCGCGCGTTGTTATGGATCTGTCCGTCACTTGCGGTGGTGGTCGCGATCGTTACTGATGCCGCGGCTGGCTTTGTAGGCGATTTCCTCGAGGTACCCAATGGCTCTACGGCAGCGTGCATCGCCCGAATCGCGAACGCACTCTAACAACGAAGTGCAGAGTCGGTTTTCGCGACGCGGACGGACCGCCTGCACTCGGCAGCCCTGCGGAACGTCGCGGCAGTACGAGACGTTCCAGGTCTACCTCGCTCTAGGGCCGATGCTGCGGTCATTGCAGAGCGCTGCGGATGAGTTGTCAACGGCCGGGGCATCGCATCTCGCAACACGCCTCCATCAAGAAGCGCGGGCATACGATCCGCGAACTAACGTGGTGTTGATGCGTCTCCCTCACGCCAATCCGCGAATGCGCGCCCGCACTGTCCTAATCACTGACCGTTGCCGTCACCTTGCGCGTTCTTGTCCAAGTAGCTCGGTGTCAGCAAGTCCGCTGGCGCCAAGTCGGTACCGTTATACCCGACGCTCGTGGAGTCATCAGACATCCCTCCGTGCGCCATCGCTGCCATTGGCGTCAGCGCTACTGTCACGCCAATCGCGAGTGCCGCCAACGCTCGACGCATGTCGATCCCTCCTTTCACTTCGGGTCATCCTAATTGTACCCACGTCCTCGCGCGAGATAACCGTGCGGCTCACCGCTTGAGATGTGTCACTATTCGTGGGGCCGCCCCATGGCGCAACGGTTGTCGAGCGGCTCTATCGGAGCAGAGAGGAGTGCAGCCGTTGAGTTTCGATCGGACTACGCTCCTGTTGTGGGCAGGTCAGCTTCATGACACCCCTCTCCTTCAGTTGGTTCGTAGGAAGTGCAAGGGGCGGACCCTTTCCGGATCCGCCCCCCTGGCTAGTCAAACATCACCTGCGACCTATCGGACGAGCGACAGTCCCTTGTTCTCATCGCTCTCATCGGTTGCTATTCGCAACCGCGACAGCGATGGCCGATAGTCCAAGAAATACTCCAACCGCCACCCATGGGAAGAACACGGCTGTCACCTCCTTCGTTCCGCCTTGCCCTCCCGCTCTAGCATTCTTCCCTCTGGCCTGTTCGCACTAACCTTGCATATTCTAATAACCGTGCATAGATTTGGCGTTGCCCAGGACGGGGCGTACACATATGCCCGGCTTGCCCTTCGTGCGTGCGGGCAACGGCGGCGATTACTGGTTTTGCGTAGAAAAAGCACGGTCCGATCGAACGGCTTCGCAACCCGATGTGGCACAATTCAGCGTCCGAACAACCCAACTAGGCCAATCACGATCAGATAGAGGGCCACGATGTAATTCAGCAGGCGTGGTAGTACGAGAATCAAGATGCCGGCGATTAGCGCGACCACCGGCGAGATCGCGGTGAGGCTAACGATCACTGGCGGTCTCGCAGTCTGGGCGAACGCCGGTGCTACCGCCTGACCTGCAACAATCATCAACGACAATGCCAAGTACACGGCCCACGTTAACAAGCGTCGGTGCCGCCGTCCGCGTTTCATGGGTGCCCACCTCCCACGATCGTCCACCGTTCTTTGTGGCGCCTTCGTCCCTCGCGGTTCACCCCTCGCTCTTCTCCTCAGGTCCTCGCATGTCTCGCGCCGCGAGTGGACTAAGCCGATTTGGCGTTTGGTTCAGGCTGCAAACACGGGTCGTTCTGCTTGTGCATAATGGGGTGTCGGGGTGTTTTCGTCAGGCGTGAGATAGCCACCAGCGAAAACTGGGCGTCCGGCTGAGTCTCGAAGCTCGTAGGCAGAAGGTCCATGCGGACCAGTCCAGAACCATCGTTCGTCCCGCGCATATGCTTCAAGCAATAGACTGATACGACCTCGGTTCCGTACTGGGGGTTCACCTTCGCTACGGCGTTGCATTCAGGACAATAGAACCGTGGCATTGTTGACACCCCCTTCACGCAAGCTGAGCGCCAACGGTAGCTCCAACTGGATCTACCGATAGTCCGGCTACGATATATGACTACCCATACCAGTGATTTTGGAATCGGGTACCGTTGATTCA
Proteins encoded in this region:
- a CDS encoding amidohydrolase family protein, with the protein product MTNPLEASSRIAVKATRVLEPSSGKVLHDAFVVVHGDRIESVTDACPADASVLDLGSHTLLPGLIDCHTHMLLRPEDQVWPPAILFKTQVCRAIEGVAAARTALDLGFTTIRDTDNEGVWHADVALREAINRGIVAGPRMQVASDGISITAGDMTLQGVNPELNLPAMAAVADTRERMVFEVRRQVNLGADWIKIYASSTRRDVDRTTMEPLHQMNLEDVQTIVQEAKRWRRDVIAHTYGGESARASILGGARSIEHGTLFDQSVMTLLVEHGLFWCPTMATYHKRQFTDFDRELVQRHKRAFQLGLRMGAKICFGTDVGSFPHGEQVDEFDLMVSYGMEPLEAIRSATTRAAELLRMEGRLGALTPGAYADLIAVEGDPVSSINALKQVRFVMKGGVVFRDSIGAGRPEHRVSTIARAT
- a CDS encoding DUF3096 domain-containing protein produces the protein MVSLTAISPVVALIAGILILVLPRLLNYIVALYLIVIGLVGLFGR
- a CDS encoding serine hydrolase, giving the protein MEWIAQSLGDAPLGCVIRHHGSSVGLEMYRGIAADTLFEIGSIRKSFNSALIGCAAGTSDFVIHLKATDLWPELMTISGDPDDARITLHHLASGVSGWLTPDPPGSRFLYNSAAFTAAERVVARYLGLPHDEVAAEVAHRFKVPLGAGSWRIYHFPGEFTPGDVENPGPKLAIDSTLADLATWGELWCNAGRRRGEQLIPETYVARATRLVNPDIPGSRYGYGWFVNAGQALWPGVPADSYGHAGFGSFQPAGGPSRALLWICPSLAVVVAIVTDAAAGFVGDFLEVPNGSTAACIARIANAL